In a single window of the Actinomycetota bacterium genome:
- a CDS encoding enoyl-CoA hydratase/isomerase family protein, with translation MPIHVADHGAVRLLTLDRPERKNALDQAHYRALSAMLAGAAADDAVHVAVLTGAGDVFCAGQDLQEMARLAAGETLDDGPADGFPLLLDQLVTFPKPLIAAVNGAGAGAGMTLLLHCDIVFVADRARLRVPFAELGVPPEAASSALLADRVGWQRAAELLFTARWVSAPEAVTIGLALACLPTAELLGEAMALAREIAGQNPSATRVAKELMLASRAERTSAARQREDAQFAALFRRGPQAAPGDV, from the coding sequence GTGCCGATCCACGTCGCCGACCACGGTGCCGTCCGCCTGCTCACCCTCGATCGACCGGAACGCAAGAACGCACTCGACCAGGCCCACTACCGCGCGCTCAGCGCCATGCTGGCCGGCGCCGCCGCGGACGACGCGGTGCACGTCGCCGTGCTCACCGGCGCCGGCGACGTCTTCTGTGCCGGCCAGGACCTGCAGGAGATGGCTCGGCTCGCGGCCGGCGAGACGCTCGACGACGGCCCCGCGGACGGCTTTCCCCTCCTGCTCGACCAGCTCGTCACGTTTCCGAAGCCGCTGATCGCCGCCGTCAACGGTGCCGGTGCAGGGGCCGGGATGACCTTGTTGCTGCACTGCGACATCGTTTTCGTCGCCGACCGCGCCCGGCTGCGGGTGCCGTTCGCCGAGCTCGGAGTGCCACCGGAGGCCGCGAGCAGCGCCTTGCTCGCCGACCGCGTCGGCTGGCAGCGTGCCGCCGAGCTGCTGTTCACGGCGCGCTGGGTGAGCGCACCCGAAGCCGTCACGATCGGCCTCGCGCTCGCTTGCCTGCCCACGGCCGAGCTGCTCGGCGAGGCGATGGCGCTCGCGCGCGAGATCGCCGGGCAGAACCCGTCGGCCACCCGGGTGGCGAAGGAGCTGATGCTGGCATCACGTGCCGAGCGCACCAGCGCCGCCCGCCAACGCGAGGACGCGCAGTTCGCCGCGCTGTTCCGGCGCGGGCCGCAGGCCGCGCCAGGCGACGTGTGA
- a CDS encoding acetyl-CoA C-acetyltransferase, whose protein sequence is MPEAYIIDAVRAPVGRRGGALSGVHPADLGGHSIAALMERTGVDPGAVDDVVFGNVDSIGPQAGCIARTCWLAAGLPQHVPGTTIDRQCGSSQQAVHFAAQAVMSATMDLVVAGGVQNMSMIPISSAMTAGQALGFDDPFTGSQGWVGRYGADEVSQFVGAEMMVSHWDISREEMEEFAVESHLRAIRARQEGRFEAEIAPLNGLAHDEGPREPNWEKIRSLPTLTETGRITAACASQISDGSAAILVAGEQAVKDHGLTPRARIHHISVLADDPIMMLSAPIPATRRALAKTGLTIDDIDLVEINEAFAPVVLAWMKETGFDHAKVNVNGGAIALGHPLGATGARLMTTLLHELERTGGRYGLQTMCEGGGQANVTIIERL, encoded by the coding sequence ATGCCCGAGGCCTACATCATCGACGCTGTCCGCGCCCCGGTCGGCAGGCGCGGTGGCGCGCTGTCCGGCGTGCACCCCGCGGATCTCGGCGGGCACAGCATCGCCGCCTTGATGGAGCGCACCGGGGTCGACCCCGGCGCCGTCGACGACGTGGTGTTCGGCAACGTCGACTCGATCGGCCCCCAGGCGGGCTGCATCGCCCGCACCTGCTGGCTCGCCGCCGGGCTGCCCCAGCACGTGCCGGGGACGACGATCGACCGCCAGTGCGGCTCGTCGCAGCAGGCCGTGCACTTCGCGGCCCAGGCGGTGATGAGCGCCACGATGGACCTCGTCGTCGCCGGCGGCGTGCAGAACATGTCGATGATCCCGATCTCGTCGGCGATGACCGCCGGCCAGGCGCTCGGTTTCGACGACCCGTTCACCGGCTCGCAGGGCTGGGTCGGCCGCTACGGCGCCGACGAGGTCAGCCAGTTCGTCGGCGCCGAGATGATGGTCAGCCACTGGGACATCAGCCGTGAGGAGATGGAGGAGTTCGCCGTCGAGTCCCACCTGCGCGCGATCCGCGCGAGGCAGGAGGGCCGCTTCGAGGCCGAGATCGCCCCGCTGAACGGCCTGGCCCACGACGAGGGCCCCCGGGAGCCGAACTGGGAGAAGATCCGCTCGCTGCCGACGCTCACCGAGACCGGACGGATCACGGCGGCGTGCGCCAGCCAGATCTCCGACGGCTCGGCGGCGATCCTCGTCGCCGGGGAGCAGGCGGTGAAAGACCACGGGCTCACGCCCCGCGCCCGGATCCACCACATCAGCGTGCTGGCCGACGACCCGATCATGATGCTCTCGGCGCCGATCCCCGCCACCAGGCGAGCGCTCGCGAAGACGGGCTTGACGATCGACGACATCGACCTCGTCGAGATCAACGAGGCCTTTGCACCGGTCGTGCTCGCGTGGATGAAGGAGACCGGCTTCGACCACGCCAAGGTGAACGTGAACGGCGGCGCGATCGCCCTCGGCCACCCGCTCGGCGCGACCGGCGCCCGCTTGATGACCACGCTGCTGCACGAGCTCGAGCGCACCGGCGGCCGCTACGGGCTGCAGACGATGTGCGAGGGCGGCGGACAGGCCAACGTGACCATCATCGAGCGGCTGTAA
- the amrA gene encoding AmmeMemoRadiSam system protein A, whose product MTTHAGPPSAVPAELGQPQLDALDALAELAAAAVVAEVTGECWTPPAPLDPALGEPRAAFVTLRVEGRLRGCVGGLSASRALADEVVERAGAAASRDPRFAPVRAAELDELEVEVTVIGEQRTLAVGGHAELLAVLEPGVHGVIVEAPGRRATLLPSVWEQLPDPVEFCAVLWEKAGLRSGAWPPGIEVRVYTATSSERRGVLSPRSG is encoded by the coding sequence GTGACCACACACGCCGGTCCACCTTCGGCGGTCCCGGCTGAGCTCGGCCAACCGCAGCTGGACGCGCTCGACGCACTCGCCGAGCTGGCGGCCGCGGCGGTGGTGGCCGAGGTCACCGGCGAGTGCTGGACACCGCCGGCACCGCTCGACCCCGCCCTCGGCGAACCGAGGGCGGCCTTCGTCACGCTGCGCGTCGAAGGGCGGTTGCGGGGATGCGTCGGTGGGCTGTCCGCGAGCCGAGCGCTGGCAGACGAGGTGGTCGAGCGCGCAGGCGCTGCCGCGTCGCGCGATCCGCGGTTCGCCCCGGTGCGCGCCGCCGAGCTGGACGAGCTGGAGGTGGAGGTCACCGTGATCGGCGAGCAGAGGACGCTCGCGGTGGGCGGTCACGCCGAGCTGCTCGCGGTGCTCGAGCCCGGCGTGCACGGCGTGATCGTCGAAGCGCCCGGGCGTCGGGCCACCTTGTTGCCTTCCGTGTGGGAGCAGCTGCCCGATCCCGTCGAGTTCTGCGCGGTGTTGTGGGAGAAGGCCGGCTTGCGCTCCGGGGCGTGGCCGCCCGGCATCGAGGTGCGCGTGTACACCGCGACGAGCAGCGAGCGCCGTGGTGTCCTCAGCCCTCGCTCGGGTTGA
- a CDS encoding NAD-dependent epimerase/dehydratase family protein, which yields MRVVVTGGAGFIGSNLCRQLRAAGTDDVVVLDDLSTGNLANLAGIDVDFVEGSILDDAALDRCLAGAGAVVHLAALGSVPRSVANPLATHRANVDGTALLLEAARRHGGLHTIVASSSSVYGANPELPKHEGLVPQPVSPYAASKLATEAYTLAWGRTYGLPVLAFRFFNVFGPAQPAGHAYAAVIPAFVDAALRGSALPVHGDGTQSRDFTYVDTLGAVICDAIGRRVSDLQPMNLAYGSRVTLLEVIAELERILGHPLERHHSEVRAGDVAHTQADSRRLLAHFPGIDPTPFAAGLEATVDWMRGASRAR from the coding sequence ATGCGCGTCGTCGTCACCGGAGGGGCCGGGTTCATCGGGTCGAACCTGTGCCGTCAGCTGCGCGCCGCCGGCACCGACGACGTCGTCGTCCTCGACGACCTCTCCACCGGCAACCTCGCCAACCTCGCCGGCATCGACGTCGATTTCGTCGAAGGCTCGATCCTCGACGACGCCGCGCTCGACAGGTGCCTGGCCGGTGCGGGGGCGGTGGTGCACCTCGCGGCGCTCGGCAGCGTGCCGCGCAGCGTCGCGAACCCGCTCGCCACGCACCGGGCCAACGTCGACGGCACCGCCCTCTTGCTGGAAGCAGCGCGCCGCCACGGCGGCCTGCACACGATCGTCGCCAGCAGCTCCAGCGTGTACGGAGCCAACCCCGAACTGCCCAAGCACGAGGGGCTCGTTCCCCAGCCGGTGTCGCCGTACGCGGCGAGCAAGCTCGCGACGGAGGCCTACACCCTTGCGTGGGGGCGCACCTACGGCCTGCCCGTCCTCGCGTTCCGCTTCTTCAACGTGTTCGGGCCCGCCCAGCCCGCCGGTCACGCATACGCCGCGGTCATCCCCGCCTTCGTCGACGCTGCGCTGCGCGGGTCGGCGCTGCCGGTGCACGGCGACGGCACCCAGAGCCGGGACTTCACCTACGTCGACACCTTGGGCGCGGTGATCTGCGACGCCATCGGCCGCCGGGTGAGCGACCTCCAGCCGATGAACCTAGCCTACGGCAGCCGGGTGACCCTGCTCGAAGTGATCGCCGAGCTGGAGCGGATCCTCGGTCACCCCCTGGAACGGCACCACAGCGAGGTGCGCGCCGGAGACGTGGCGCACACCCAGGCCGACTCGCGGCGGCTGCTGGCGCACTTTCCCGGGATCGACCCGACGCCGTTCGCCGCCGGCTTGGAGGCGACCGTCGACTGGATGCGCGGAGCAAGCCGTGCCCGCTGA
- the amrB gene encoding AmmeMemoRadiSam system protein B: MPDHVRPCAVAGLFYPARAKDLAAMVDRLLDAAAATEEPPLAEAPLAIVVPHAGYVYSGAIAAAAWSLLRPVREQVERVVVVGPAHRVPVAGIATTSADAFATPLGIVAVDAEMRCLLSKHSAVHVDDRAHACEHSVEVQLPFLQRAVGDVGIVPLVAGRASPEVVADVLRPAWEQPHTVIVVSTDLSHYLDDCAARLVDAQTAAAIVAADADAIKPSDACGAVPLRGLLALASASGARVRRLAAGTSADSAGDPERVVGYGAFAIVRS; the protein is encoded by the coding sequence GTGCCCGATCACGTGCGCCCGTGCGCTGTGGCCGGGCTCTTCTACCCGGCACGCGCGAAGGACCTGGCGGCGATGGTCGACAGGCTGCTCGACGCCGCGGCGGCGACCGAGGAGCCGCCACTTGCCGAGGCGCCGCTCGCGATCGTCGTGCCCCACGCGGGGTATGTGTACTCGGGTGCGATCGCAGCCGCGGCTTGGAGCCTGCTACGCCCCGTTCGCGAGCAGGTCGAGCGCGTAGTCGTCGTCGGCCCGGCCCACCGGGTGCCCGTGGCCGGCATCGCGACGACGAGTGCCGATGCGTTCGCGACGCCGCTCGGCATCGTCGCCGTCGACGCCGAGATGCGCTGCCTGCTCTCGAAGCACTCCGCCGTGCACGTCGACGACCGCGCCCATGCCTGCGAGCACAGCGTCGAGGTGCAGCTTCCGTTCCTGCAGCGAGCCGTCGGCGACGTAGGGATCGTCCCGCTCGTCGCCGGGCGTGCCTCGCCAGAGGTGGTCGCCGACGTGCTGCGCCCGGCATGGGAGCAGCCGCACACGGTGATCGTGGTGAGCACCGACCTGAGCCACTATCTAGACGACTGCGCCGCGCGGCTTGTCGACGCCCAGACGGCGGCGGCGATCGTCGCCGCCGACGCAGATGCGATCAAGCCGAGCGACGCTTGCGGGGCGGTGCCGTTGAGGGGCCTGCTCGCGCTCGCCTCCGCTTCGGGGGCAAGGGTGCGCAGGCTCGCCGCCGGCACGTCGGCGGACAGTGCCGGCGACCCGGAGCGGGTCGTCGGCTACGGCGCGTTCGCGATCGTCCGTTCGTGA
- a CDS encoding acetyltransferase, which translates to MTRPLRRVLVMGAGGHARVCIEALEDDPDNRVLGCISREGASEGRASPIVGSDADLERVAAKLRATHVFVAIGDNHRRAMLTERCTDAGLRLVSAISRFAHVSPTAEIGGGVALLPGSLVNAAAVVHDGVVLNTNAAIDHDCVVGAFSHLAPAATIAGEVTVGREVLIGIGAKVIPGVSIGDRAVIGAGSVVVHDVPSGMTVVGTPARPIKRSARRA; encoded by the coding sequence GTGACGAGACCGCTCCGGCGAGTGCTCGTGATGGGTGCCGGCGGGCACGCCCGCGTGTGCATCGAGGCGCTGGAGGACGACCCCGACAACCGTGTCCTCGGATGCATCAGCCGGGAGGGGGCGAGCGAGGGACGAGCGTCGCCGATCGTCGGCTCCGACGCCGATCTCGAACGTGTGGCCGCGAAGCTGCGGGCGACGCACGTGTTCGTGGCCATCGGTGACAACCACCGCCGGGCGATGCTCACCGAACGCTGCACCGACGCCGGTCTGCGGCTGGTGAGCGCGATCAGCCGCTTCGCTCACGTGTCACCTACGGCAGAGATCGGCGGGGGAGTGGCCTTGCTGCCCGGCTCGCTCGTGAACGCCGCCGCGGTCGTCCACGACGGCGTGGTGCTCAACACGAACGCCGCCATCGACCACGACTGCGTGGTCGGCGCGTTCTCCCACCTGGCCCCGGCCGCGACCATCGCCGGCGAGGTGACCGTCGGGCGTGAGGTGCTCATCGGGATCGGCGCGAAGGTGATCCCCGGCGTAAGCATCGGCGACCGGGCGGTGATCGGCGCGGGCTCGGTGGTGGTGCACGACGTGCCCTCCGGGATGACCGTCGTCGGCACCCCTGCTCGCCCGATCAAGCGCTCCGCGCGCCGGGCGTGA
- a CDS encoding lipid-transfer protein, producing the protein MADDRDLVILGVGMHPWGKWGRDFTEYGVVAARAALADAGLAWTDVEFVAGADTIRNGYPGFIAGSTFAQKLGWNGTPVSSSYAACASGAQALQSARANILAGFADVAMVVGADTTPKGFFAPVGGERKSDPDWLRFHLLGATNPVYFALFARRRMDLYGATAEDFAQVKVKNSRHGLNNPNARFRKESTVDDVLNSPVVSDPLRLLDICATSDGAAALVVASAEYAKRHLGSLDGVPRVRAVSTVTPSYPQSILELPDFATDSTAVVAPSERGFKDSIAWAAYEQAGIGPDDVDVAEVYDLSTALELDWYEHLGLCPRGEAEGLLRSGATTLGGRIPVNPSGGLACFGEAIPAQAIAQVCELTWQLRGQAAGRQVEGARAGITANQGLFGHGSSVIVTR; encoded by the coding sequence CTTCACCGAGTACGGCGTGGTGGCCGCGCGGGCCGCGCTCGCCGACGCCGGGCTGGCCTGGACCGACGTGGAGTTCGTCGCCGGCGCCGACACCATCCGCAACGGCTACCCGGGGTTCATCGCCGGTTCGACGTTCGCGCAGAAGCTGGGTTGGAACGGCACCCCGGTCTCGTCCAGCTACGCGGCGTGCGCGAGCGGCGCGCAGGCCCTGCAATCGGCGCGGGCGAACATCCTCGCCGGCTTTGCCGACGTGGCGATGGTGGTCGGCGCCGACACCACCCCGAAGGGCTTCTTCGCCCCCGTCGGCGGCGAGCGCAAGTCCGATCCCGACTGGCTCCGCTTCCACCTGCTCGGCGCCACCAACCCGGTGTACTTCGCCCTCTTCGCCCGCCGCCGGATGGACCTCTATGGCGCGACGGCAGAGGACTTCGCGCAGGTGAAGGTGAAGAACTCGCGCCACGGCCTGAACAACCCGAACGCGCGCTTCCGCAAGGAGTCCACCGTCGACGACGTGCTGAACAGCCCGGTGGTGTCCGACCCGCTGCGGCTGCTCGACATCTGCGCCACCTCCGACGGCGCGGCCGCGTTGGTGGTGGCGAGCGCCGAGTACGCGAAGCGCCACCTCGGCTCGCTCGACGGCGTGCCCCGGGTGCGGGCGGTGTCGACCGTGACACCGTCGTACCCGCAGAGCATCCTCGAGCTGCCCGATTTCGCCACCGACTCGACGGCGGTGGTCGCCCCGTCCGAGCGCGGCTTCAAGGACTCGATCGCGTGGGCGGCCTACGAGCAGGCGGGCATCGGGCCCGACGACGTCGACGTCGCCGAGGTGTACGACCTGTCGACCGCGCTCGAGCTCGACTGGTACGAGCACCTCGGGCTCTGCCCGCGGGGCGAGGCCGAGGGCCTGCTGCGCAGCGGTGCGACGACGCTCGGCGGCCGCATCCCGGTGAACCCCTCCGGCGGGCTCGCGTGCTTCGGCGAGGCGATCCCCGCCCAGGCCATCGCACAGGTGTGTGAGCTGACCTGGCAGCTGCGCGGCCAGGCGGCAGGCCGTCAGGTGGAAGGCGCCCGGGCCGGCATCACCGCGAACCAGGGCCTCTTCGGCCACGGCTCCTCGGTGATCGTCACGCGCTAG
- a CDS encoding NUDIX domain-containing protein gives MGFPHPTIDVPGHHPGLAAELSGLHADPDGLGAALVAACHGAEATPGHVCATAWVFSTDRSEMLLVRHRRLGWATPGGHVHIGESTRAGALRELHEETALTAGDVRPLLPDPGPAIVHVTDVAAPGEPAHRHWNVGWCFTADSSLGLSAGHGARWFAVDDLPDDAPDDLRPVTAVLLTLNPSEG, from the coding sequence ATGGGCTTCCCGCACCCGACGATCGACGTGCCCGGGCACCACCCCGGGCTGGCCGCCGAGCTGAGCGGTCTCCATGCCGACCCCGACGGCCTCGGGGCCGCGCTGGTCGCCGCCTGCCACGGCGCCGAAGCGACCCCGGGTCACGTGTGCGCCACGGCGTGGGTGTTCTCGACCGACCGCAGCGAGATGCTGCTGGTGCGCCACCGCCGGCTCGGCTGGGCCACGCCGGGGGGACATGTGCACATCGGCGAGTCGACCCGTGCAGGGGCGCTGCGCGAGCTGCACGAGGAGACCGCCCTGACCGCCGGCGACGTCCGCCCGCTGCTCCCCGACCCCGGTCCGGCGATCGTCCACGTCACCGACGTCGCCGCGCCCGGCGAGCCCGCGCACCGGCACTGGAACGTCGGCTGGTGCTTCACCGCCGACAGCAGCCTCGGCCTGTCGGCGGGCCATGGGGCGCGCTGGTTCGCCGTCGACGACCTGCCCGACGACGCGCCCGACGACCTGCGTCCGGTGACGGCAGTGCTGCTGACGCTCAACCCGAGCGAGGGCTGA
- the folE gene encoding GTP cyclohydrolase I FolE — protein MPGAPVNEPADPTTSTKPTTTSTTTSTTASSTVAVARGVDHERAARAVRELIEAIGEDPDREGLVDTPARVARMWAEMLSGHFTDPDEHLSRTFEIEHDEMVMVRDIEFSSMCEHHMLPFSGRAHIAYLPGTTGRFTGLSKLARLVEGYARRLQVQERLTSQLADAMVDMLDPAGVLVVVEAEHSCMALRGIRKLGSLTVTTAVRGIYRTDPAARAEVMGFVSGR, from the coding sequence ATGCCAGGAGCCCCAGTGAACGAACCGGCCGATCCGACCACCTCCACCAAGCCCACGACCACGTCCACGACCACGTCCACGACCGCGTCTTCGACCGTGGCAGTAGCGCGCGGGGTCGACCACGAGCGGGCGGCCAGGGCGGTGCGCGAGCTGATCGAAGCGATCGGCGAGGATCCCGACCGCGAGGGCCTCGTCGACACCCCGGCGCGCGTGGCCCGCATGTGGGCCGAGATGCTGTCCGGGCATTTCACGGACCCCGACGAGCACCTCAGCCGCACGTTCGAGATCGAGCACGACGAGATGGTGATGGTGCGTGACATCGAGTTCTCGTCGATGTGCGAGCACCACATGCTGCCGTTCTCCGGCCGGGCCCATATCGCCTACCTGCCCGGCACCACCGGCCGGTTCACCGGACTCTCCAAGCTGGCTCGCCTCGTCGAGGGCTACGCGCGCCGGCTGCAGGTGCAGGAGCGCCTGACGAGCCAGCTCGCGGACGCGATGGTCGACATGCTCGACCCCGCAGGGGTGCTCGTGGTGGTCGAGGCCGAGCACAGCTGCATGGCGCTGCGGGGCATCCGCAAGCTCGGATCGCTCACCGTCACCACCGCGGTGCGCGGCATATACCGCACCGATCCCGCCGCCCGGGCCGAGGTGATGGGCTTCGTCAGCGGTCGCTGA
- the amrS gene encoding AmmeMemoRadiSam system radical SAM enzyme, translating to MDAPSTVPTRYWHLLDDGRVQCDVCPRACKLHEGQRGLCFVRARESDQVVLTTYGRSSGFCVDPIEKKPLNHFLPGSSVLSFGTAGCNLACRYCQNWDISKSRQTDTLADAASPEQIAGAAREFGCASVAFTYNDPIVFLEYAVDVARACQDEGLRTVAVTNGYICDEPRRELFEVMDAANVDLKAFTEEFYVRTTGAHLQPVLETLEYLVHETGTWVEITTLVIPGHNDGDAELHALTSWIHDRLGTQVPLHFSAYHPDWKMRDVPPTPPSTLTRARSIAIGNGLRYVYTGNVHDLPGGSTVCPGCGVTVVERDWYLMKKYLLDGGGACRVCGAVVPGVFDGPPGEWGPRRKPVRLAQGPLPVIGVAP from the coding sequence GTGGACGCGCCCTCCACGGTCCCGACGAGGTACTGGCACCTCCTCGACGACGGCCGGGTGCAGTGCGACGTCTGCCCGAGGGCCTGCAAGCTGCACGAGGGTCAGCGTGGCCTGTGCTTCGTCCGTGCCCGGGAGAGCGACCAGGTGGTGCTCACCACGTACGGCCGCTCCAGCGGGTTCTGCGTCGACCCCATCGAGAAGAAGCCGCTCAACCACTTCCTGCCCGGCTCTTCGGTGCTGTCGTTCGGCACCGCGGGCTGCAACCTGGCGTGCCGCTACTGCCAGAACTGGGACATCTCGAAGAGCCGGCAGACCGACACCCTCGCCGACGCGGCGTCACCGGAGCAGATCGCCGGCGCGGCGAGAGAGTTCGGGTGCGCGAGCGTGGCCTTCACCTACAACGACCCGATCGTCTTCCTCGAGTACGCGGTCGACGTCGCTCGCGCCTGCCAGGACGAGGGGCTGCGCACGGTCGCCGTCACCAACGGGTACATCTGCGACGAGCCGCGACGCGAGCTGTTCGAGGTGATGGACGCGGCAAACGTCGACCTGAAGGCGTTCACCGAGGAGTTCTACGTACGCACGACAGGCGCGCATCTGCAACCCGTGCTCGAGACACTCGAGTACCTGGTGCACGAGACCGGCACCTGGGTGGAGATCACCACCCTCGTCATCCCCGGCCACAACGACGGCGATGCCGAGTTGCACGCGCTGACGTCGTGGATCCACGACCGTCTCGGCACACAAGTCCCCCTGCACTTCAGCGCCTACCACCCCGACTGGAAGATGCGCGACGTCCCGCCGACGCCGCCGAGCACGCTCACCCGCGCCCGCTCGATCGCGATCGGCAACGGGTTGCGCTACGTCTACACCGGCAACGTGCACGACCTGCCCGGCGGCAGCACGGTGTGCCCCGGCTGCGGGGTGACCGTCGTCGAGCGTGACTGGTACCTGATGAAGAAGTACCTGCTCGACGGCGGCGGTGCGTGCCGGGTGTGCGGCGCCGTGGTGCCGGGCGTGTTCGACGGGCCACCTGGTGAGTGGGGCCCGCGTCGCAAGCCGGTGCGCCTCGCGCAAGGCCCGCTGCCGGTGATCGGGGTCGCACCGTGA
- a CDS encoding amidohydrolase family protein produces MFDLVIRGGTIVDGTGASRYVGDVAVRRGRIEQVAPHIEGEAAEVIDATGKVVTPGFVDIHTHYDGQATWDTLLDPSSGHGVTTMVMGNCGVGFAPVRPGQEAWLVQLMEGVEDIPGTALHEGITWGWESFPEYLDALDARQYSADIAAYVGHGPLRAYVMGERGARNEPATPEDIAEMARLVHEALDAGAIGFSTSRTLNHKARDGEPVPGTFAAMDELDGIAQAVVAAGGALFEVAPQGLEFDAPVFLAEVDWMAELALRTGLPVTFAMLQNELNPTSWRDALDIVDRTNAAGGRMRPQVAARPFGMMIGWAGYHLFAKRPTYVELASRLGTDDLLAELARPEVKAKILAETDLEPDPAVQFDGIGGFLQGSIDKIYAMGSPPDYEPRADRTVTAIAALRGVDPLEAAYDLMNEDGGRAFMMLPFFNYVGGSQDAIYEMLQHPATVSGLSDGGAHCRMICDASIPTYMLTHWARDRSRGPKLSLEQAVKLQTSDTAALAGLTDRGTIESGKRADLNVIDLARLTLGFPHAVDDLPAGGRRLLQEAAGYTATVVAGQVTRRDGADTGARPGRLVRATHR; encoded by the coding sequence ATGTTCGACTTGGTCATCCGAGGGGGCACGATCGTCGACGGCACAGGTGCCAGCCGTTACGTCGGCGACGTCGCCGTGCGCCGCGGGCGCATCGAGCAGGTCGCCCCGCACATCGAGGGCGAGGCGGCCGAGGTGATCGACGCCACCGGCAAGGTCGTCACCCCTGGCTTCGTCGACATCCACACCCACTACGACGGCCAGGCGACGTGGGACACCCTGCTCGACCCGTCGAGCGGCCACGGCGTGACGACGATGGTGATGGGCAACTGCGGCGTCGGCTTCGCGCCGGTGCGCCCCGGCCAGGAAGCCTGGCTGGTGCAGCTCATGGAGGGCGTCGAGGACATCCCCGGCACGGCCTTGCACGAGGGCATCACGTGGGGTTGGGAGAGCTTCCCCGAGTACCTCGACGCGCTCGACGCCCGCCAGTACTCGGCAGACATCGCCGCGTACGTCGGGCACGGGCCGCTTCGTGCCTATGTGATGGGCGAGCGCGGCGCCCGCAACGAGCCCGCCACGCCAGAGGACATCGCCGAGATGGCCCGGCTGGTGCACGAGGCCCTCGACGCCGGCGCGATCGGGTTCTCCACCAGCCGCACGCTCAACCACAAGGCGCGCGACGGCGAGCCCGTGCCGGGCACGTTCGCGGCGATGGACGAGCTCGACGGGATCGCCCAGGCCGTCGTCGCGGCCGGTGGGGCGTTGTTCGAGGTCGCGCCCCAGGGGCTCGAGTTCGACGCCCCGGTGTTCCTCGCCGAGGTCGACTGGATGGCCGAGCTCGCGCTGCGCACCGGCCTGCCGGTGACGTTCGCGATGCTGCAGAACGAGCTGAACCCGACGTCGTGGCGTGACGCGCTCGACATCGTCGACCGCACCAACGCCGCCGGAGGTCGGATGCGCCCGCAGGTGGCGGCGCGCCCGTTCGGGATGATGATCGGCTGGGCCGGCTATCACCTCTTCGCGAAACGGCCGACCTACGTCGAGCTCGCCTCGCGGCTCGGCACCGACGATCTGCTGGCCGAGCTCGCCCGTCCCGAGGTGAAGGCGAAGATCCTGGCCGAGACCGACCTCGAACCGGACCCGGCGGTGCAGTTCGACGGGATCGGGGGCTTCCTCCAGGGCTCGATCGACAAGATCTACGCCATGGGCAGCCCGCCCGACTACGAGCCCCGCGCCGACCGCACGGTGACGGCGATCGCCGCGCTGCGCGGCGTCGACCCGCTCGAGGCCGCGTACGACCTGATGAACGAGGACGGCGGCCGGGCGTTCATGATGCTGCCGTTCTTCAACTACGTGGGTGGGTCCCAGGACGCGATCTACGAGATGCTCCAGCACCCGGCCACGGTCAGCGGGCTCTCCGACGGCGGGGCCCACTGCCGGATGATCTGCGACGCGTCGATCCCGACGTACATGCTGACGCACTGGGCCCGTGACCGCTCACGAGGCCCGAAGCTCAGCCTGGAGCAGGCGGTGAAGCTGCAGACCAGCGACACTGCCGCGCTGGCCGGGCTCACCGACCGGGGCACGATCGAGTCCGGCAAACGCGCCGACCTGAACGTGATCGACCTCGCCCGGCTCACGCTCGGCTTCCCGCACGCAGTCGACGACCTGCCCGCGGGCGGGAGGCGGTTGCTGCAGGAGGCCGCCGGGTACACGGCGACCGTGGTCGCCGGGCAGGTGACCCGTCGTGACGGAGCCGACACCGGGGCTCGCCCGGGCCGGCTGGTGCGCGCCACCCACCGCTAA